In one window of Eggerthella guodeyinii DNA:
- a CDS encoding MarR family transcriptional regulator produces MKVKVSEHHIDIVSVNALLCNAVEAEVSQACDLTVSQYRALLRLVVNRKPMRMTELAKQLFLSQSAVTAAVTRLEERGAIKRVDSAADRRTVLVELTAKGAETIVAADKAVTGHIVAIKELLDERVAAAMLQRCAEVVDHYDIARVENDRIRADSAFFDTLLIVQSHIAIATKAHGLSVGEYRVLYLLSLMHDGARPSTLSSELVMRTNDVTVATNKLIEADLVKRSRDPRDRRAFILEITSKGYEVANKTAFAVATRVRHLYPTEIEILDVHDSLSHTLMNRFRQQRGI; encoded by the coding sequence GTGAAGGTAAAGGTCAGCGAACACCACATCGACATCGTGTCCGTCAATGCCCTGCTGTGCAACGCGGTGGAAGCCGAGGTCTCGCAGGCATGCGACCTGACGGTATCGCAGTACCGCGCGCTGCTGCGACTCGTGGTCAACCGCAAACCCATGCGCATGACCGAGCTGGCCAAGCAGCTGTTCCTCAGCCAAAGCGCCGTGACGGCCGCCGTCACCCGCCTCGAGGAGCGAGGGGCCATCAAGCGAGTGGATTCCGCCGCCGATCGACGCACGGTACTGGTCGAGCTCACCGCGAAGGGAGCCGAGACGATCGTCGCAGCCGACAAAGCCGTGACCGGGCACATCGTCGCCATCAAGGAGCTGCTCGACGAACGCGTTGCCGCCGCCATGCTCCAACGATGCGCCGAAGTGGTGGATCACTACGACATAGCGCGCGTGGAGAACGACCGCATTCGCGCCGATTCCGCCTTTTTCGACACGCTGCTGATCGTCCAGTCGCACATCGCGATCGCGACGAAAGCGCATGGGCTGTCCGTGGGCGAATACCGCGTGTTGTACCTGCTCAGCCTCATGCACGATGGCGCGCGGCCGAGCACCCTATCTTCCGAGCTGGTCATGCGCACGAACGATGTGACCGTCGCGACGAACAAGCTGATCGAGGCGGATCTGGTCAAACGATCGCGCGACCCCCGCGATCGGCGTGCGTTCATCCTGGAGATCACGAGCAAGGGCTACGAGGTAGCGAACAAGACCGCGTTCGCCGTGGCGACGCGCGTGCGCCATCTCTACCCCACCGAAATCGAGATTCTCGACGTGCACGACTCGTTGTCGCACACGCTCATGAACCGGTTCAGGCAGCAGCGGGGCATCTAG
- a CDS encoding alkyl sulfatase dimerization domain-containing protein — MSALGACALSGCAGSSQAHAEPAPLTEEERIASISDPIYMGAATNASGQTLTMGTGKYGQIANQAMIDKHVEYTPKLHQVSPRVYCAVGNGLSNSTMIVGDSGIIVVDTNESMEAAQFDLDLFRTVTDKPVVAVVYTHDHYVNGTELYLGEGNPTGAPIIAHEKFIEVINSTLSELNDTYVPRALMMFGALLPLEGEDGSVGGGIGPFYKNPHTNGSTAGFIAPDTLIPDVGTAAMTPMDIDGVRFEFYPMVSDSPCNINIYLPDEKVALSNTVWPCFFNMYTLRGAVYRDPSVLTSSIDTMVSWAPDAHVGCHGVPIIGADAVKQELMLYRDCIQFVHDQTIRHMNKGMGPDEIVEAVHVPRFMLEGMCTKPLYGEVEHYIRGVYRGTVGWFGTDPLELHPIGKKFESERIVEAMGGEKKVLEEARRVLEDKQYAWAATLATYLLAINPDDGEARAVKADAFRKIAQVTYATNTRHYYMTNALAMEGQLDIPTSIPLNASKLGVAKRTLALDLLRVSIDYEKAEGVESSLAVTYTDEGVTETMLVRNCVGQIVEGAINDPAVELNMAYPTMCQILAGKLKLDDAIASGDVEVAGSSEELARLRDLFERKL, encoded by the coding sequence TTGAGCGCGCTGGGAGCCTGCGCGCTTTCCGGATGCGCGGGCTCGTCGCAAGCGCACGCAGAGCCTGCTCCGCTCACCGAGGAAGAGCGCATAGCCAGCATCAGCGATCCCATCTACATGGGCGCCGCAACGAACGCATCCGGCCAAACCCTCACGATGGGCACGGGGAAGTACGGACAGATAGCCAACCAGGCCATGATCGACAAGCACGTCGAGTACACGCCGAAACTGCATCAGGTCTCGCCACGCGTGTACTGCGCCGTGGGCAACGGGCTTTCGAACTCCACCATGATCGTGGGCGACTCGGGCATCATCGTGGTCGACACGAACGAGTCGATGGAGGCAGCGCAGTTCGACCTCGACCTGTTCCGCACCGTAACCGACAAGCCCGTCGTCGCGGTCGTCTACACGCACGACCACTACGTGAACGGGACGGAACTCTACCTGGGCGAAGGCAATCCCACCGGCGCCCCCATCATCGCCCACGAGAAGTTCATCGAGGTCATCAACAGCACGCTGTCCGAACTCAACGACACCTACGTGCCGCGCGCGCTCATGATGTTCGGAGCGTTGCTGCCCCTGGAGGGCGAGGACGGCAGCGTCGGCGGCGGTATCGGGCCGTTTTACAAGAACCCGCACACGAACGGGTCGACCGCCGGCTTCATCGCGCCCGACACCCTCATTCCCGACGTGGGCACCGCCGCCATGACGCCGATGGACATCGACGGCGTGCGCTTCGAGTTCTATCCGATGGTGTCCGACTCGCCCTGCAACATCAACATCTACCTGCCCGACGAGAAGGTGGCGCTTTCCAACACCGTATGGCCGTGCTTCTTCAACATGTACACGCTGCGCGGCGCCGTCTATCGTGACCCCTCCGTCCTCACCTCCTCCATCGACACCATGGTATCCTGGGCACCCGATGCCCATGTGGGCTGCCACGGCGTTCCCATCATCGGCGCCGACGCCGTCAAGCAGGAACTCATGCTGTATCGAGACTGCATCCAGTTCGTGCACGACCAAACCATCCGCCACATGAACAAGGGTATGGGACCCGACGAGATCGTAGAGGCGGTTCACGTACCCCGCTTCATGCTGGAAGGCATGTGCACCAAGCCGTTGTACGGCGAGGTGGAGCACTACATCCGCGGCGTCTACCGCGGCACGGTCGGTTGGTTCGGCACCGACCCCCTCGAACTGCATCCCATCGGCAAGAAGTTCGAGTCCGAGCGCATCGTGGAAGCGATGGGCGGCGAGAAGAAGGTGCTCGAAGAGGCCCGGCGCGTGCTCGAGGACAAGCAGTACGCGTGGGCGGCGACGCTCGCCACGTACCTGCTTGCCATCAACCCCGACGACGGCGAGGCCCGCGCCGTGAAAGCCGACGCGTTCCGCAAGATAGCCCAGGTGACGTACGCCACCAACACGCGCCATTACTACATGACCAACGCGCTGGCGATGGAGGGACAGCTCGACATCCCCACGTCCATCCCGCTCAACGCCTCCAAGCTGGGGGTCGCCAAACGCACGCTCGCCCTCGACCTGCTCCGCGTTTCCATCGACTACGAGAAAGCCGAGGGAGTGGAATCGTCGCTCGCCGTCACGTACACCGACGAGGGCGTCACCGAGACCATGCTCGTCCGCAACTGCGTCGGCCAGATCGTGGAAGGCGCGATCAACGACCCGGCGGTGGAGCTCAACATGGCCTACCCCACGATGTGCCAGATCCTGGCGGGCAAGCTCAAGCTCGACGACGCCATCGCCTCGGGCGATGTCGAGGTGGCGGGCAGCTCCGAGGAGCTCGCACGGCTCCGCGACCTGTTCGAGCGCAAGCTGTAA
- a CDS encoding molybdopterin-containing oxidoreductase family protein encodes MKTTGVVATASAVGVSATPTLHAFAAEYDQGQVETAEERIFDGVCRPNCFAYCHLNVHVRDGNLVKTSMGQYPDACMNRACLRGLSHVQRTYDPERIKYPLRRSGERGGDEWERVSWDDAISEVAQRFAEVQKQYGQQALAFLTITGNEGVLHGNVPGLSVILQNVLNATNIWSSVDGALTYGVNRVAGDFGRWVSNEPKDMVNAKTVIVWGNNITDAHLQEWHFLNEAMENGAKLIVIDPTFTHVAEKADRWVPIRPATDAALTLGMMYVVLEENAQDETFLKEHTVAPFLVRSDNGKFVRMSDLGVAPTEGPVNPLTRKPTVIDPAVVWDAAADAPGSADEVADPVLSGTRTINDIPCRTAFDLLKEEVMKYPPETVAKITEVPADVVVELAHVCMDGPVYHRVGFGPQAYDNGAHAAHAGMTLCGLLGNLGKPGASYGANWNICPGLNKMVAVPSTGLGTGAKISTLALREVVRTDSYKGQDYPIRALFVYSGNPLCTAVNSNELRQDVFDKMDYIVTVDTMMTDTARYSDMVLPCAHWFEYDDVIPCGSSHYMQYSEKAIEPLFESKTDADIIRLIADKMGVGEHVAITDEEFLAKALTSDYNTKFGISLEALKEKQAIRYLPDPFIAWEGGQFLTPSKRLEFYLEDPKPDLDNGQQIDVERERLPRFFPPGEAWPENPLYEKYPFVLMSERPRFRVHSQWYNTKLLRELDPEPTVKINPVDAEARSIGDGDDVECYNDRGHCVVKAVLSDGVRPGTLVYPKNWQAHQHKAGFWSELASSSYDPAAINQSFMDNLCDIRIWNGGE; translated from the coding sequence TTGAAAACGACCGGTGTCGTGGCGACGGCGTCGGCCGTCGGGGTATCCGCGACGCCCACGTTGCATGCGTTTGCCGCCGAATACGATCAGGGTCAGGTGGAGACTGCGGAGGAGCGCATCTTCGACGGCGTGTGTCGCCCGAACTGCTTCGCCTACTGCCACCTGAACGTGCATGTGCGCGACGGCAACCTGGTGAAGACGTCGATGGGACAGTATCCCGACGCATGCATGAACCGGGCGTGCTTGCGCGGCTTGAGCCACGTGCAGCGAACGTACGATCCGGAACGCATCAAATATCCCCTGCGCCGCTCCGGTGAGCGCGGAGGCGACGAGTGGGAACGCGTAAGCTGGGATGATGCCATTTCCGAAGTGGCACAGCGCTTCGCCGAGGTGCAGAAGCAGTACGGCCAGCAGGCGTTGGCGTTCCTGACCATCACCGGGAACGAGGGCGTGCTGCACGGCAACGTGCCGGGGCTCTCGGTCATCTTGCAAAACGTTCTCAACGCTACCAACATTTGGTCGAGCGTGGACGGCGCCCTCACCTACGGCGTGAACCGCGTGGCGGGCGATTTCGGGCGATGGGTGTCCAACGAGCCGAAGGATATGGTCAACGCGAAGACGGTCATCGTGTGGGGCAACAACATCACCGATGCCCATCTGCAGGAATGGCATTTTCTGAACGAGGCCATGGAGAACGGCGCCAAGCTCATCGTCATCGACCCGACGTTCACCCACGTGGCCGAGAAGGCCGATCGATGGGTGCCCATCCGGCCGGCGACCGATGCTGCGCTGACCCTGGGCATGATGTACGTCGTGCTGGAAGAGAACGCCCAGGACGAGACGTTTCTCAAGGAGCACACCGTCGCACCGTTCTTGGTGCGCAGCGACAACGGGAAGTTCGTGCGCATGAGCGATCTTGGCGTTGCGCCGACGGAGGGGCCGGTGAATCCGCTGACGAGGAAGCCCACCGTCATCGATCCGGCCGTGGTGTGGGATGCTGCGGCCGATGCGCCCGGTTCTGCGGACGAAGTGGCCGACCCCGTCCTCTCGGGCACGCGCACCATCAACGACATTCCGTGTCGTACGGCGTTCGACCTGCTGAAAGAGGAGGTTATGAAGTACCCGCCGGAAACGGTGGCGAAGATCACCGAGGTGCCCGCCGACGTCGTCGTCGAACTGGCCCACGTGTGCATGGACGGCCCGGTGTATCATCGCGTGGGATTTGGGCCCCAGGCCTACGACAACGGTGCGCATGCGGCGCATGCGGGCATGACGCTATGCGGTCTGCTGGGCAACTTGGGAAAGCCGGGTGCGAGCTACGGCGCAAACTGGAATATCTGCCCCGGTCTGAACAAGATGGTGGCCGTGCCCTCCACGGGCTTGGGAACGGGCGCGAAGATCTCGACGCTCGCCCTGCGCGAAGTGGTGCGCACCGATTCGTACAAAGGACAGGACTATCCTATCCGCGCGCTGTTCGTCTATTCGGGCAATCCGCTGTGCACGGCGGTGAACTCCAACGAGCTGCGTCAGGATGTGTTCGACAAGATGGACTACATCGTCACCGTCGACACCATGATGACCGACACGGCGCGCTATTCCGACATGGTGCTGCCCTGCGCGCATTGGTTCGAATACGACGACGTGATCCCGTGCGGCTCCAGCCATTACATGCAGTACAGCGAGAAGGCCATCGAGCCGCTGTTCGAGTCGAAGACGGATGCCGACATCATCCGTCTGATCGCCGATAAGATGGGCGTGGGCGAGCATGTCGCCATCACTGACGAAGAGTTTCTCGCAAAGGCTTTGACCAGCGATTACAACACGAAGTTCGGGATCAGCCTCGAAGCGCTCAAGGAGAAGCAGGCCATTCGCTACCTGCCCGACCCGTTCATCGCTTGGGAAGGCGGACAGTTCCTCACGCCGTCGAAGCGCCTTGAGTTCTACCTTGAGGATCCCAAGCCCGATCTGGACAACGGCCAGCAAATCGACGTGGAGCGCGAGCGCTTGCCGCGGTTCTTCCCGCCTGGCGAAGCGTGGCCCGAGAACCCCCTGTACGAGAAGTACCCGTTCGTGCTGATGTCCGAGCGTCCGCGCTTCCGCGTGCATTCGCAGTGGTACAACACCAAGCTGCTGCGCGAGCTCGACCCTGAGCCTACCGTGAAGATCAACCCGGTCGATGCCGAAGCGCGGTCGATCGGGGACGGCGACGACGTGGAGTGCTACAACGACCGCGGCCATTGCGTGGTCAAGGCGGTCTTGAGCGACGGGGTGCGTCCGGGCACGCTCGTGTACCCGAAGAACTGGCAGGCCCATCAGCATAAAGCGGGCTTCTGGTCGGAGCTGGCCTCGTCCTCGTACGACCCCGCAGCCATCAATCAGAGCTTCATGGACAACCTGTGCGACATTCGCATATGGAACGGAGGTGAGTAG
- a CDS encoding 4Fe-4S dicluster domain-containing protein, with protein sequence MSEQRLGMVIDKRACVGCHTCTVACKVENNLPDDAWWNRVLTDGGESLDTPKGTYPNLVMSSITVACQHCDNPACVKVCPVGATYRDEETGVVRQDYDKCIGCRMCMAACPYTGVRSFNWEEPKFSVDFPMGDADVAPHQKHTVEKCTFCNHRLAKGLQPACVEPCPARARHFGDLNDPDSEVSRLLRERDHEQLLPDMGTHPSVYYLV encoded by the coding sequence ATGAGCGAGCAGAGATTGGGCATGGTCATCGACAAGCGTGCCTGCGTGGGCTGCCATACCTGCACGGTTGCCTGCAAAGTGGAGAACAACCTTCCTGATGATGCGTGGTGGAATCGCGTGCTGACGGACGGGGGAGAGAGTCTTGACACGCCGAAGGGCACGTACCCGAACCTCGTCATGTCGAGTATCACGGTGGCCTGCCAGCATTGCGACAACCCGGCCTGCGTGAAGGTGTGCCCCGTGGGTGCCACTTACCGGGACGAGGAGACGGGCGTCGTGCGCCAGGACTACGACAAGTGCATCGGCTGCCGCATGTGCATGGCGGCGTGTCCGTACACGGGCGTGCGCTCGTTCAACTGGGAGGAGCCGAAGTTTTCGGTGGACTTTCCCATGGGCGATGCCGATGTGGCGCCGCATCAGAAGCACACGGTGGAGAAGTGCACGTTCTGCAACCATCGCTTGGCGAAGGGGCTGCAGCCGGCATGCGTGGAGCCGTGTCCTGCGCGCGCTCGCCATTTCGGCGATCTGAACGACCCTGATTCCGAGGTGTCGCGTCTGCTGCGCGAGCGAGATCATGAGCAACTGCTTCCCGACATGGGCACTCATCCGTCCGTGTACTACCTGGTGTAG
- the nrfD gene encoding NrfD/PsrC family molybdoenzyme membrane anchor subunit, which yields MTEQTKTPVARFGGRGINVGIAVAAVVAVAGVALWGVQLSGGLVQTGMRNLDSWGLYITMFMFLVGLSAGGLIISSVPRAFGMAGFGGISKVAVWTSICCTVLAIGFVVIDLGQPMRLWELFAYSNLGSPLMWDILVLGTYLVLSVVYLWATLRAEAGKVSGKALRVISVVALVCAVLVHSVTAWIFSLQQGREMWHTALMAPWFVSSALVCGTALVLIVVVALRRAGYLEVAQGNVVKMLKMLGAFVLVDLYFFGCDLLTEGFPGGEGMEVVDMLTIGPLAPFFWGEIVLCSFAAVVAFVPALRKNGLIVAASAAAVIGIFCKRVQLLVGGFQLPNLEYAGPLTPSTVTDWTSGMAGAYEGMVYWPTPLEFGVTLGVFGLGALLLLVGLKYLPLKPVEGSH from the coding sequence ATGACCGAGCAAACAAAAACTCCCGTCGCCCGGTTCGGGGGCAGGGGGATCAATGTCGGCATCGCGGTGGCCGCCGTGGTCGCCGTCGCGGGCGTCGCGCTGTGGGGCGTCCAGCTCTCCGGAGGCCTCGTGCAGACCGGCATGCGCAACCTCGACTCGTGGGGGCTCTACATCACCATGTTCATGTTCCTCGTGGGTTTGTCCGCGGGCGGCCTCATCATCTCGAGCGTGCCGCGCGCCTTCGGGATGGCCGGCTTCGGCGGCATCAGCAAGGTGGCCGTGTGGACGTCGATCTGCTGCACCGTGCTGGCCATCGGGTTCGTTGTCATCGACCTTGGGCAGCCCATGCGCCTGTGGGAGCTGTTCGCGTACTCCAACCTCGGCTCGCCGCTCATGTGGGACATCCTCGTGCTGGGCACGTACCTGGTGCTGTCCGTCGTGTACCTGTGGGCGACGCTGCGCGCCGAGGCGGGCAAGGTGTCCGGGAAGGCGCTGCGCGTGATCAGCGTGGTGGCCCTCGTGTGCGCCGTGCTGGTCCACTCGGTGACGGCCTGGATCTTCAGCCTGCAGCAGGGCCGCGAGATGTGGCACACCGCGCTCATGGCTCCCTGGTTCGTATCCTCGGCCCTCGTGTGCGGCACCGCGCTCGTGCTGATCGTGGTCGTCGCGCTGCGCCGAGCGGGCTACCTGGAAGTCGCGCAGGGCAACGTCGTCAAGATGTTGAAGATGCTGGGCGCGTTCGTGCTGGTCGACCTGTACTTCTTCGGGTGCGACCTGCTGACCGAGGGCTTCCCGGGAGGCGAGGGGATGGAGGTCGTGGACATGTTGACCATCGGCCCGCTGGCCCCGTTCTTCTGGGGCGAGATCGTCCTGTGCTCCTTCGCGGCCGTCGTCGCATTCGTGCCGGCGCTGAGGAAAAACGGCCTGATCGTGGCTGCTTCGGCCGCAGCGGTCATCGGCATCTTCTGCAAGCGCGTGCAGCTGCTCGTGGGCGGTTTCCAACTCCCGAACCTGGAGTACGCGGGCCCGCTGACCCCTTCCACCGTCACCGATTGGACTTCGGGTATGGCCGGTGCCTACGAAGGCATGGTCTATTGGCCGACGCCGCTCGAGTTCGGGGTGACGCTGGGCGTGTTCGGCCTGGGCGCGCTGCTCTTGCTGGTGGGATTGAAGTACCTGCCCTTGAAGCCGGTTGAAGGTTCGCACTGA
- a CDS encoding TorD/DmsD family molecular chaperone, with product MSDDRSEHARRRGGWRLRATAWEFLALSLRYPDKELARHAASGAWAGAAAEIGEMLGCGIEGFECSIEPGASEEDVLHALRIESTRMFVGAPEPAVSPYESVWRASDDGVEACLFVNPHARDVERFCRQCGLGRSEDANDPLDHVAAECELLCYLASLAAGIVGPVGGRRGADLPGGSPAAAYERFMDEHARSWMPRFAELVRAETRQGFFRTSATLLEKLSCI from the coding sequence GTGTCCGACGATAGGAGCGAGCATGCGCGTCGAAGGGGAGGATGGCGTCTGCGCGCGACGGCGTGGGAGTTTCTGGCGTTGTCGTTGCGCTATCCCGACAAGGAGCTTGCGCGCCATGCAGCCTCGGGGGCGTGGGCCGGGGCGGCGGCGGAGATCGGCGAGATGCTGGGATGCGGAATCGAGGGTTTCGAGTGCTCGATCGAGCCCGGGGCGTCGGAAGAGGATGTGCTGCATGCGCTGCGCATCGAGTCGACGCGGATGTTCGTCGGCGCTCCCGAACCGGCGGTCAGTCCGTACGAGAGCGTGTGGCGCGCGTCTGATGACGGGGTTGAGGCCTGCTTGTTCGTGAATCCGCATGCTCGGGATGTCGAGCGGTTTTGCCGGCAGTGCGGTCTCGGCCGGTCGGAGGATGCCAACGATCCGCTCGACCACGTGGCGGCGGAATGCGAGCTGCTCTGCTATCTCGCCTCGCTTGCCGCGGGCATCGTGGGCCCGGTCGGGGGTCGGCGAGGCGCGGATCTTCCCGGCGGTTCGCCTGCGGCGGCGTACGAACGGTTCATGGACGAGCACGCTCGTTCCTGGATGCCCCGCTTCGCCGAGCTCGTGCGAGCTGAAACGCGCCAGGGGTTCTTCCGGACGTCTGCAACGCTGCTAGAGAAGTTGTCCTGCATCTGA
- a CDS encoding efflux RND transporter permease subunit, which yields MDRIINGIIARRKAVVGAFLAVAVVCAAMIPFVGVNYDMVDYLPDEAQSTTAVAIMNDEFTQAVPNANVLVHDVSLAQALALKDKIAAVDGVEGVMWLDDVVDVTVPLEMADASTVETYYRDGAALFQVTVAEGSEGTAIPALRALVDEAGPGNAVSGEASDTAQTTASTSEEAGNAALILVPIILLLLVLSTTSWIEPVLFIAAIGVSILINMGTNIVLGEVSFITFSVSPILQLAVSLDYAIFLLHAFAAERQRTPNVEQAMAAAMRKSLSTIAASAVTTLFGFAALAFMQFQIGADLGINLVKGIIFSFFTVMVFLPAVTLTLYKLIDKTKHRPFMPSFKNIGTVLSKVRVPALILVLALVVPAFLGQAHTVFTYQNSEPDPNLRAGADTLMVQDEFGQQNAVVVLVPRGDVAAEAALSDDLAKLDNVTSVISYAASVGAAIPQGFLDQSVVDQFYSPNYARVIAYTSTDTESDEAFATVEAIQQTAANHYDTYYTAGQSANLYDMKNIVAVDNVVVSAVAIVAILLVLLVTFRSLTLPLVLLLTIESGIWINLSIPYFTGESVNFIGYLVINTVQLGATIDYGILLTTHYLRHRQRVPARKAAHLALGETFPSLLVSASILATAGFALGFASSMSAVSSLGLLLARGALLSLALVTCFLPALLVLLDRVIRRTTWRANFVPANPAAASQPPSLPETEGDAS from the coding sequence ATGGATCGCATCATCAACGGTATCATCGCGCGACGCAAAGCCGTCGTGGGGGCCTTCCTGGCCGTCGCCGTGGTGTGCGCGGCCATGATCCCGTTCGTGGGCGTCAACTACGACATGGTGGACTACCTGCCCGACGAGGCGCAATCCACCACGGCCGTCGCTATCATGAACGACGAGTTCACCCAGGCCGTCCCCAACGCCAACGTGCTCGTCCACGACGTGAGCCTGGCCCAGGCGCTCGCGCTCAAGGACAAGATCGCCGCGGTGGACGGCGTCGAGGGCGTCATGTGGCTCGACGACGTCGTGGACGTCACCGTGCCCCTCGAGATGGCCGACGCCTCCACGGTGGAGACGTACTATCGCGACGGCGCCGCGCTGTTCCAGGTCACCGTGGCCGAGGGCTCCGAGGGCACCGCTATCCCCGCGCTGCGCGCGCTCGTCGACGAGGCGGGCCCGGGCAACGCCGTGTCGGGCGAGGCGTCCGACACGGCGCAGACCACGGCCAGCACGTCGGAGGAAGCCGGCAACGCCGCGCTCATCCTCGTGCCCATCATCCTCTTGCTGCTCGTGCTGTCCACCACGTCGTGGATCGAGCCGGTGCTGTTCATCGCCGCCATCGGCGTGTCCATCCTCATCAACATGGGCACGAACATCGTGCTGGGCGAGGTGTCGTTCATCACGTTCTCGGTGAGCCCCATCCTGCAGCTGGCCGTGTCGCTGGACTACGCCATCTTCCTGCTGCACGCGTTCGCGGCCGAGCGCCAGCGCACGCCGAACGTGGAGCAGGCCATGGCCGCGGCCATGCGAAAATCGCTGTCCACCATCGCCGCCAGCGCGGTCACCACGCTGTTCGGCTTCGCCGCGCTCGCGTTCATGCAGTTCCAGATCGGCGCGGACCTCGGCATCAACCTCGTGAAGGGCATCATCTTCAGCTTCTTCACCGTCATGGTGTTCCTGCCGGCGGTCACGCTCACGCTGTACAAGCTCATCGACAAGACGAAGCATCGGCCGTTCATGCCCTCGTTCAAGAACATCGGCACGGTGCTGTCGAAGGTGCGGGTGCCGGCGCTCATCCTCGTGCTTGCCCTCGTGGTGCCCGCGTTCCTGGGGCAGGCCCACACCGTGTTCACCTACCAGAACAGCGAGCCCGACCCGAACCTGCGCGCCGGCGCCGACACGCTCATGGTGCAGGACGAGTTCGGCCAGCAGAACGCCGTGGTGGTGCTCGTGCCGCGCGGCGACGTGGCGGCGGAGGCCGCCCTGTCGGACGACCTGGCGAAGCTCGACAACGTGACGAGCGTCATTTCGTACGCCGCCTCCGTGGGCGCCGCCATCCCGCAGGGCTTCCTCGACCAGAGCGTGGTCGACCAGTTCTATTCGCCGAACTACGCGCGCGTCATCGCCTACACCAGCACCGACACCGAAAGCGACGAGGCGTTCGCCACGGTGGAGGCCATCCAACAGACGGCTGCGAACCATTACGACACGTACTACACGGCCGGCCAATCCGCGAACCTCTACGACATGAAGAACATCGTGGCCGTGGACAACGTGGTGGTCAGCGCCGTGGCCATCGTCGCCATCCTGCTGGTGCTGCTGGTGACCTTCCGCTCGCTGACGCTGCCGCTCGTGCTGCTGCTCACCATCGAGTCGGGCATCTGGATCAACCTGTCCATCCCGTACTTCACGGGCGAGTCGGTGAACTTCATCGGCTACCTCGTCATCAACACGGTGCAGCTGGGCGCCACGATCGACTACGGCATCCTGCTGACCACGCATTACCTGCGCCATCGCCAGCGCGTCCCGGCCCGCAAGGCCGCACATCTCGCGCTGGGCGAGACGTTCCCTTCGCTGCTCGTGTCGGCCAGCATCCTGGCCACCGCGGGCTTCGCGCTGGGGTTCGCGTCCAGCATGTCGGCGGTGTCCAGCTTGGGCCTGCTGCTGGCGCGCGGCGCGCTGCTGTCGTTGGCGCTGGTCACGTGCTTCTTGCCGGCGCTGCTCGTGCTGCTCGACCGCGTCATCCGACGCACCACCTGGCGCGCGAACTTCGTGCCCGCGAACCCCGCCGCGGCGAGCCAGCCGCCCTCTCTCCCTGAAACCGAAGGAGATGCATCATGA
- a CDS encoding DUF559 domain-containing protein — protein MDMVIGYDSALDYWRTVGPNFLRGYEDRQTATRRARRALASSKVPRLSEGNRRPAGCALPVTALVGDASCRTSTASVVARIYPDVPERSFIDAGNGFLVSTPEFCFLQMANRLSVTQLMMLGYELCGTYILVDKGPAPRRDAPLTTVAKLRAFAEGAPNARGRKKALRALRSVLDRSASPMESVLAMLLSLPYSLGGYGLAQPSLNFRVDVPPRFRKLADRTYCACDLCWPEARLAVEYDSRLHHADPERQESDARRRSTLTSLGFTVVTVSRAQAMDSGSFNRLAHQLAKLLGKRLRYVDPGFTHTHLALRDELLEAVGMHAS, from the coding sequence ATGGATATGGTTATCGGATACGATTCGGCGTTGGACTACTGGAGGACGGTGGGTCCGAACTTCTTGCGCGGCTACGAAGATCGCCAAACGGCCACGCGCCGCGCCCGTCGCGCGCTCGCATCGTCCAAGGTTCCCCGTCTTTCGGAGGGGAACCGACGGCCGGCAGGTTGCGCTCTTCCCGTAACGGCGCTGGTAGGCGACGCCTCATGCAGAACGAGCACCGCGAGCGTCGTCGCCCGCATCTACCCCGATGTGCCCGAACGGTCGTTCATCGACGCGGGCAACGGGTTCCTCGTCAGCACGCCGGAATTCTGCTTTCTGCAGATGGCGAACCGATTGTCGGTCACGCAGCTCATGATGCTGGGATACGAGCTGTGCGGGACGTACATCCTGGTCGACAAGGGACCGGCACCGCGAAGGGATGCGCCGCTCACGACGGTTGCCAAGCTACGGGCGTTCGCCGAGGGAGCCCCGAACGCACGCGGCCGGAAGAAGGCGCTGCGAGCTTTGCGCTCTGTGTTGGATCGGTCGGCGTCGCCCATGGAATCGGTGCTCGCCATGCTGCTGAGCCTGCCGTACAGCCTGGGCGGCTACGGGCTGGCGCAGCCGTCGCTGAACTTCCGCGTGGACGTGCCGCCCCGCTTCCGCAAGCTGGCCGACCGCACGTACTGCGCATGCGACCTGTGTTGGCCCGAGGCGCGCTTGGCCGTGGAATACGACAGCAGGCTGCACCACGCCGATCCCGAACGACAGGAGAGCGACGCGCGGCGACGCAGCACGCTCACATCCCTCGGGTTCACCGTGGTCACCGTTTCCCGAGCGCAGGCGATGGACAGCGGCTCGTTCAACCGCCTCGCCCATCAGCTGGCCAAGCTCTTGGGGAAGCGGTTGCGCTACGTCGACCCGGGATTCACGCACACGCATCTCGCCTTGCGCGACGAACTGTTGGAAGCCGTCGGGATGCACGCGAGCTGA